A stretch of Lactiplantibacillus brownii DNA encodes these proteins:
- a CDS encoding energy-coupling factor transporter transmembrane component T, with the protein MTVKQPNSLPNWLQQPNHLTSQPQRHNFLAHNQQHLTQLLSRLAQPLPAVKATRWQLSPATSLIRLGILVLLIALTNNTAWLWVLGLLLAGHLLVLTPSQLRRFTRSWLLSTGIALLVVLPSYWLVGPATVLLFVCKTGLILASTQYYRLTTTFQALLSGLKALHCPNLFIMTLAVAITYLRMLGHYLLQTMMALDMRLVAPAKHPYQLIGTLFGNLFLKSHAYALELYAAMEARGFNGQYVNQPTTTTRWHDYLTLTPYLVLVIVFIFGGIYGIN; encoded by the coding sequence ATGACAGTCAAACAACCAAATAGCTTGCCTAATTGGCTGCAACAACCCAACCACCTCACCAGTCAGCCACAACGACATAACTTTTTAGCACATAACCAGCAACATCTGACCCAATTGTTAAGTCGTTTAGCTCAGCCGTTACCAGCCGTTAAGGCCACCCGCTGGCAGCTTAGTCCCGCTACTAGCTTGATTCGCTTGGGCATCTTAGTTTTATTGATTGCCTTAACCAACAATACGGCCTGGCTTTGGGTGCTAGGTTTGTTATTAGCCGGCCATTTACTCGTCTTGACCCCGTCACAGTTGCGACGTTTCACTCGGAGTTGGTTGTTAAGCACTGGGATCGCCCTACTCGTCGTTTTGCCGAGTTATTGGCTCGTTGGCCCCGCAACAGTCTTACTATTTGTCTGTAAGACCGGCTTGATCTTGGCCAGCACGCAATATTATCGTTTAACGACGACCTTTCAGGCGCTTTTGTCTGGCTTAAAAGCGCTGCATTGCCCAAATTTATTTATCATGACATTGGCCGTAGCAATCACTTATTTGCGCATGTTAGGTCACTATTTACTACAAACCATGATGGCGCTAGACATGCGACTCGTCGCGCCAGCCAAGCATCCCTACCAATTGATCGGGACGCTCTTCGGCAATTTATTTTTAAAAAGCCACGCCTATGCGCTAGAACTGTATGCCGCAATGGAAGCCCGCGGATTCAACGGTCAATATGTTAATCAACCGACCACAACGACGCGTTGGCATGACTATTTGACCCTGACTCCCTACTTAGTCCTAGTTATCGTTTTTATTTTCGGAGGAATCTATGGCATTAATTGA
- a CDS encoding amino acid ABC transporter permease encodes MWYILTHYWSELIQGLGYTLLSSLIALFFSTIIGTMFAIFEVLPNRAMRIIGRIYIELFRNIPLLVIAMFFYVIIPMYVAKIDGFTAGTIGLTIYTSSFIAETVRAGIQSVDGGQMEGARSNGLTYWQAMRYIVLPQAFKIVIPPLGNQFINLVKNSSVLAFVAGFDLMYQGNSIASLSLDTINSYMVVGVFYLIITLPLSYYMRHLEKRLA; translated from the coding sequence ATGTGGTATATCCTTACGCACTACTGGTCCGAGTTGATTCAGGGACTCGGGTACACTTTACTATCTAGTCTCATTGCACTGTTTTTTAGTACCATTATTGGCACGATGTTTGCGATTTTTGAAGTACTTCCTAATCGCGCCATGCGGATTATTGGTCGAATCTATATTGAACTATTCCGAAATATTCCGTTGTTAGTCATTGCGATGTTCTTCTATGTCATCATCCCAATGTATGTCGCTAAAATCGACGGTTTCACTGCCGGCACGATTGGCCTAACGATTTACACGTCCTCATTTATCGCGGAAACGGTTCGTGCGGGGATTCAATCGGTCGACGGTGGGCAAATGGAAGGTGCCCGTTCAAACGGCTTAACTTATTGGCAAGCGATGCGTTACATCGTTTTACCACAAGCTTTTAAAATTGTGATTCCGCCATTAGGCAACCAATTTATCAACTTGGTGAAAAACTCCTCTGTCCTCGCATTCGTGGCGGGCTTTGATTTGATGTACCAAGGAAATTCGATTGCGTCTTTATCACTGGACACGATTAATAGCTATATGGTCGTCGGGGTCTTCTACTTGATTATCACGTTGCCATTGAGTTATTACATGCGGCACTTAGAAAAACGGCTAGCGTAA
- a CDS encoding Crp/Fnr family transcriptional regulator: MVLTDIEYLLSYLEVHHVPTIRKKRHTYLTYHGLAEHYTYVLKDGVIKNSIILQDGREFNLSYIAKPDVISLLRDEVSRSTDQPFNVRIESDYATFYQINRVDFWKYVNSTDELQNYVKNYYRKKLSENISRLQRMVMNGKKGAICAFIYSLVDLFGRKTKDGLLIDFVVTNDDIAGFCGISSRSSVNRMLSELRADGVLQVKNHKFIIQDLSYLLDQIAN; encoded by the coding sequence ATGGTTTTAACTGATATTGAATATTTATTGAGTTATTTGGAAGTCCACCATGTCCCGACGATTCGAAAAAAACGCCATACTTACTTGACCTATCACGGTTTAGCTGAACATTATACTTATGTTTTAAAAGACGGCGTGATTAAAAATAGTATTATTTTGCAAGATGGTCGCGAGTTTAATTTATCCTATATTGCGAAGCCGGATGTGATTTCCTTGCTGCGTGATGAAGTTTCCCGTTCGACGGATCAACCGTTTAACGTGCGGATTGAATCTGACTATGCCACTTTTTATCAGATCAACCGCGTAGATTTTTGGAAATATGTCAACAGTACCGACGAATTGCAAAATTATGTCAAAAACTATTATCGAAAAAAGTTGTCTGAAAATATTTCTCGGCTGCAACGCATGGTCATGAACGGGAAAAAGGGTGCCATTTGTGCATTCATTTATAGTCTCGTTGATCTATTCGGTCGAAAAACCAAAGATGGCTTATTAATTGATTTCGTCGTCACCAACGATGATATCGCTGGTTTTTGTGGCATTAGCTCCAGAAGCAGCGTAAATCGCATGTTATCCGAACTGCGGGCCGATGGTGTCTTACAAGTAAAAAATCACAAATTTATTATTCAAGACCTCAGTTACCTCTTAGATCAAATCGCAAATTAG
- a CDS encoding glutamate ABC transporter substrate-binding protein, translating into MKKLTRYLGVIGMLGLLTVVLAACGSRKSLSQQDVLTNDRASNTITWGVKADTKLFGLMDVKDNTIKGFDADIATAITKKILGKNGKAKFVQVTSQTRIPLLKNGNIDAIIATMTITPERQKQVDFSDSYFDAGQSLLVKKGSAIKSVSDLNKAGTKVIGVTGANSVANIKKFAPKAQVLELSDYAQAMTALKSGQGVALTTDNGILYGMASQNPGYEVVGGAFTKEPYGIAINKGQTPFKKQVNQALKEIEADGTYNRILKKWFGNVAGFDYKEAAR; encoded by the coding sequence ATGAAAAAGTTAACGCGATATCTCGGGGTCATTGGCATGCTAGGCCTGCTGACAGTGGTTTTGGCTGCTTGTGGCTCACGCAAGTCGCTCTCGCAACAAGACGTCTTGACGAACGACCGCGCCAGTAACACGATTACTTGGGGTGTTAAGGCCGATACCAAATTGTTCGGTTTGATGGATGTGAAAGACAACACCATTAAAGGTTTTGATGCTGACATTGCGACAGCGATTACGAAAAAAATTCTCGGTAAAAATGGTAAGGCTAAATTCGTGCAGGTGACGAGTCAAACGCGGATTCCCTTATTAAAAAACGGTAATATTGATGCAATCATCGCCACCATGACGATTACGCCAGAACGTCAAAAACAAGTTGATTTTTCGGATTCCTATTTTGACGCTGGTCAATCCCTGTTAGTTAAAAAAGGTAGCGCCATCAAGTCCGTTAGCGATTTGAATAAAGCTGGGACTAAAGTCATCGGGGTAACTGGGGCGAACTCAGTGGCCAATATCAAGAAGTTTGCGCCGAAAGCTCAGGTTTTGGAGCTCTCTGATTATGCGCAGGCCATGACTGCTTTAAAATCTGGTCAAGGGGTCGCTTTAACGACCGATAACGGGATTTTATATGGGATGGCATCACAAAATCCTGGTTATGAAGTTGTTGGGGGTGCCTTTACCAAGGAACCTTACGGGATTGCGATCAATAAAGGGCAAACGCCGTTCAAAAAACAAGTTAATCAAGCACTTAAAGAAATTGAAGCTGATGGTACCTATAACCGTATCTTGAAAAAGTGGTTCGGGAACGTCGCTGGCTTCGACTATAAGGAGGCGGCACGCTAA
- a CDS encoding amino acid ABC transporter permease — protein sequence MQNFIDAYSWVNIRFLLDGLWVTVEVSVISIIASFIIGSILGVLRYVKIKYLSAVVGFIVDIVRNLPLILIIFFTYFGLPHLGFKPGILFAAMLAMTIFESAMLAEIVRSGILAVDYGQMEGARANGMTYVQALWHIVFPQAIKKTIPTIVSQFISLIKDTSLATIIVLPELLNHAQIIYGQNSAFIIPMFLMVAFMYFVICYALSVLSRILDKKLA from the coding sequence ATGCAAAATTTTATTGATGCTTATTCTTGGGTAAATATTCGCTTCTTACTCGATGGCCTCTGGGTGACCGTGGAAGTGTCAGTGATCTCGATCATTGCGAGTTTCATCATTGGGTCGATTTTAGGTGTGTTACGGTATGTCAAAATTAAATATTTATCCGCGGTCGTTGGTTTCATCGTGGATATTGTCCGCAACTTACCCCTGATTTTGATCATTTTCTTCACTTACTTTGGCTTACCCCATCTCGGATTCAAACCAGGAATCTTGTTTGCAGCCATGTTAGCGATGACGATTTTTGAATCAGCAATGTTGGCTGAAATCGTTCGGTCCGGGATCTTGGCTGTTGATTATGGTCAAATGGAAGGTGCCCGCGCCAACGGGATGACTTATGTGCAAGCACTCTGGCATATTGTTTTCCCCCAAGCGATTAAAAAGACGATCCCAACGATTGTGAGTCAATTTATTTCACTAATCAAGGATACGTCACTGGCAACGATTATCGTATTGCCAGAATTATTGAACCACGCGCAAATTATTTACGGGCAAAACTCCGCGTTCATCATTCCGATGTTCTTGATGGTTGCGTTCATGTACTTCGTGATCTGTTACGCGCTGTCTGTGTTGTCACGGATTTTAGATAAAAAGTTAGCTTAA
- the cbiM gene encoding cobalt transporter CbiM has translation MHIPDNYLSPATCGTLVLAVAPVWTVAVIKVKAQIKQKRETLPMLGIAASLAFLIMMFNLPIPGGTTAHAVGGALLAVLIGPWAAVLALTVTLLLQALLFGDGGILAFGANAFNMAVIMPMVGYACYRLGEKLHHPKIGLFVGAYVGINVAALVAGIELGLQPLLAHTASGAPLYCPYGLTVTVPAMLAAHLLVAGWVEAIFTVLVYQFIQKVAPTNLYQAAAPQSRRPWLYLLGGLVILSPLGLLASNTAWGEWSATELKARLAQQHLGQQVPQGMAQGLHFKALFQDYTIGHLPISLGYILSAITAILIFLLLMRGLQHDSQTTK, from the coding sequence GTGCATATCCCGGATAATTATTTAAGTCCTGCCACTTGCGGCACTTTAGTGTTAGCAGTGGCGCCCGTTTGGACCGTTGCCGTCATCAAAGTGAAAGCACAGATCAAACAAAAACGTGAAACCTTACCGATGCTAGGTATCGCAGCATCATTAGCTTTCTTAATCATGATGTTTAACTTACCAATTCCTGGTGGCACGACTGCTCATGCCGTCGGTGGCGCGCTACTGGCGGTCCTGATTGGGCCGTGGGCAGCGGTACTCGCGTTAACCGTCACCTTACTCCTGCAAGCACTCTTGTTCGGTGATGGCGGCATCCTGGCCTTTGGCGCTAATGCCTTCAACATGGCCGTCATCATGCCGATGGTCGGCTACGCTTGTTATCGCTTGGGCGAAAAATTACATCATCCCAAAATTGGTTTATTTGTCGGCGCTTATGTCGGCATCAATGTGGCAGCTTTAGTCGCCGGAATCGAGCTGGGCCTACAACCCTTGCTGGCGCATACCGCTAGTGGCGCACCACTATATTGCCCGTATGGGTTAACTGTAACCGTACCAGCCATGCTCGCCGCGCACTTACTCGTCGCCGGTTGGGTAGAAGCTATTTTCACCGTTCTCGTGTACCAGTTTATTCAAAAAGTCGCACCGACTAATCTCTATCAAGCCGCTGCGCCCCAATCACGGCGTCCCTGGCTGTATCTTCTAGGTGGCTTAGTAATCCTGTCCCCACTCGGCTTACTCGCTAGCAACACCGCCTGGGGCGAATGGTCCGCAACTGAATTAAAGGCTCGTTTGGCTCAGCAACACTTAGGCCAACAAGTGCCGCAAGGAATGGCCCAAGGCTTGCATTTTAAAGCGTTGTTCCAAGACTATACAATTGGTCATCTACCGATCAGCTTGGGATACATTTTATCGGCGATTACTGCAATTCTGATTTTCTTGCTATTAATGCGGGGGTTACAACATGACAGTCAAACAACCAAATAG
- a CDS encoding D-2-hydroxyacid dehydrogenase — protein MKILMYSVRDDEEAAIKDWAAKNEVQVDTNALEFHPETAHLTQGYDGVIIQQRSAIGDNPAVYQQLADYGLKQITSRTAGVDTIDIPAAKAAGLTVTNVPAYSPNSVAEMAVTQTMRLIRNLELFDSRISQQNFQWAGLQAREIRSLTVGVIGAGRIGGTVAKLFHGLGAKVIAYDVVRHDELTDVLTYVDTKEDLLKQADVVTLHVDLNETSKALIDAAALKLMKHDAFIINASRGPVIVTADLVAALKAGEIAGAALDTVEGEATLFNQNHQGEVLTDSLIAQLLQMPNVILTPHVGFYTNLAVKNMVDISLDDVLTILNGGQTDHAF, from the coding sequence ATGAAAATTTTAATGTACAGTGTGCGTGATGATGAAGAAGCAGCCATTAAAGACTGGGCCGCTAAGAATGAAGTACAAGTTGATACGAACGCGTTAGAATTCCATCCAGAAACAGCCCACTTAACACAAGGTTATGATGGCGTGATCATTCAACAGCGTAGTGCGATTGGCGACAATCCAGCCGTATATCAACAATTAGCAGACTACGGCCTGAAGCAGATAACCAGTCGGACTGCTGGGGTAGATACCATTGATATTCCAGCTGCAAAAGCGGCTGGGTTGACCGTCACAAATGTGCCCGCATACTCCCCAAACTCGGTTGCTGAAATGGCCGTGACCCAGACGATGCGTTTGATTCGAAATTTAGAATTATTTGATAGTCGAATCAGTCAACAAAATTTCCAATGGGCAGGGTTGCAAGCTCGCGAAATTCGTTCCTTAACGGTTGGGGTGATTGGTGCAGGCCGGATCGGTGGCACTGTTGCTAAATTGTTCCATGGTCTAGGGGCGAAGGTGATTGCATATGATGTGGTCCGTCATGACGAATTAACGGATGTTTTGACATATGTCGACACTAAGGAAGACTTACTAAAACAAGCTGACGTCGTGACGTTACATGTTGACCTGAATGAAACGTCTAAAGCGTTGATTGATGCCGCTGCATTGAAGTTAATGAAACACGATGCTTTCATCATTAATGCGTCTCGAGGTCCCGTCATTGTGACTGCTGATTTAGTTGCCGCTTTAAAGGCTGGGGAAATTGCAGGGGCTGCCTTGGATACGGTTGAAGGTGAAGCCACGTTATTTAACCAGAATCATCAAGGCGAAGTGCTGACTGATAGTTTAATCGCACAGTTACTACAAATGCCGAATGTCATTTTAACGCCACACGTTGGCTTTTACACCAACTTGGCGGTGAAGAATATGGTAGATATTAGTTTAGATGATGTGTTAACCATTCTGAATGGTGGGCAAACGGATCATGCCTTCTAA
- the larA gene encoding nickel-dependent lactate racemase produces MVKINLPYDKKTITVEIPDENFAGKLVSEAATYHNNLSEAETVEKSLDNPIGSDSLETLAKGKKNIVIISSDHTRPVPSHIMTPILLRRLRSVAPDARIRILVATGFHRPSTHEELVNKYGEEIVANEEIVMHVSTDDDAMVKIGQLPSGGDCIINKVAAEADLLISEGFIESHFFAGFSGGRKSVLPGVASYKTIMANHSGEFINSPKARTGNLMHNPIHKDMVYAARTAKLAFILNVVLDEDKKIIGSFAGDMEAAHKVGCDFVKELSSVPGIDCDIAISTNGGYPLDQNIYQAVKGMTAAEATNKEGGTIVMVAGARDGHGGEGFYHNLADVDDPKDFLDQAINTPRLKTIPDQWTAQIFARILVHHHVIFVSDLVDPELITGMHMELATSIDQAMAKAYAREGQAAKVTVVPDGLGVIVK; encoded by the coding sequence ATGGTTAAAATTAATTTACCATATGACAAAAAAACCATCACGGTTGAAATACCTGATGAAAACTTCGCCGGTAAGCTAGTCTCAGAAGCTGCAACATATCATAACAACTTATCCGAAGCGGAAACGGTGGAAAAGTCTTTAGACAACCCCATCGGTTCTGACTCATTAGAAACCCTTGCAAAAGGGAAAAAGAATATCGTCATTATTAGTTCTGACCATACGCGTCCCGTACCTTCACACATTATGACGCCCATCTTATTACGGCGGTTACGTTCGGTTGCGCCGGATGCCCGGATTCGAATTTTAGTGGCGACTGGTTTTCACCGACCATCGACCCATGAAGAATTAGTTAACAAATATGGTGAAGAAATCGTTGCTAACGAAGAAATCGTCATGCATGTGTCTACGGATGATGACGCAATGGTTAAAATCGGCCAATTGCCTTCCGGTGGGGACTGCATTATTAATAAAGTTGCTGCTGAAGCGGATTTATTGATTTCAGAAGGTTTCATCGAATCGCACTTCTTCGCTGGTTTCTCTGGTGGTCGGAAATCTGTTTTACCTGGGGTTGCCTCATACAAAACGATTATGGCGAACCATTCTGGTGAATTTATTAATTCTCCCAAGGCTCGGACAGGAAACTTAATGCATAATCCGATTCATAAAGATATGGTTTATGCGGCTCGGACTGCAAAATTAGCCTTTATTTTAAATGTCGTCTTAGACGAAGATAAAAAGATTATTGGGTCATTTGCGGGTGATATGGAAGCTGCCCATAAAGTGGGTTGTGACTTTGTCAAAGAACTATCCAGTGTCCCTGGGATTGATTGTGATATCGCTATTTCAACGAATGGTGGCTATCCACTTGATCAAAATATTTATCAAGCCGTTAAAGGGATGACTGCTGCGGAAGCGACCAATAAAGAAGGCGGCACAATCGTCATGGTTGCTGGAGCACGTGATGGTCACGGTGGTGAAGGCTTCTATCACAATTTAGCCGATGTGGACGATCCCAAGGACTTTTTAGACCAAGCGATTAACACGCCACGGTTGAAGACGATTCCTGATCAATGGACGGCACAAATCTTTGCGCGGATCTTGGTTCATCATCACGTGATCTTTGTCTCAGATTTAGTTGATCCAGAGTTGATTACGGGGATGCACATGGAATTAGCGACTTCAATTGACCAAGCCATGGCGAAAGCTTATGCGCGGGAAGGTCAAGCTGCCAAAGTCACTGTGGTCCCTGATGGGCTAGGAGTTATCGTTAAATAA
- a CDS encoding energy-coupling factor ABC transporter ATP-binding protein yields the protein MALIELTDLSYDYPNTCGLDQLNLQLNAGEFICLMGPNGSGKSTLLRILSGLEPATQGTYTFDGQVITTDYLADPQDRQRLHQQIGLVFQNTDVQLFNTSVADEIAFGPRQLGLSEAEVAQRVTDCLALTHSSDLRDRVPYQLSGGEKKRVALASVLALNPRVLLLDEPLNGLTIAAQQQMLTLLQTLQAAGKTIIMASHNFKQVQAVAPRFVIFNADHQIQADLTATELTAQPDQQAELLTL from the coding sequence ATGGCATTAATTGAACTTACTGATCTTAGTTACGACTATCCCAATACTTGTGGCCTAGACCAGCTCAACTTACAACTCAATGCGGGTGAATTCATCTGTCTAATGGGGCCGAATGGTTCCGGTAAATCGACCCTGTTACGCATTTTGAGTGGGCTCGAACCTGCCACCCAAGGAACTTACACGTTTGATGGTCAGGTCATCACTACCGATTACTTGGCAGACCCCCAAGACCGGCAACGACTTCACCAACAGATTGGCTTAGTCTTTCAAAATACGGACGTGCAACTGTTCAATACTTCCGTCGCGGATGAAATTGCCTTTGGCCCGCGTCAACTTGGACTATCTGAAGCTGAAGTTGCCCAACGTGTCACGGATTGTTTGGCCTTAACACACAGCTCGGACCTCCGTGATCGCGTGCCCTATCAGTTATCTGGTGGCGAAAAAAAGCGCGTTGCCTTAGCGAGCGTCCTCGCATTGAATCCCAGAGTCTTACTATTAGATGAACCACTGAATGGGCTAACCATCGCGGCACAACAACAAATGTTAACCTTACTGCAAACGTTACAAGCAGCTGGTAAAACCATTATCATGGCTAGTCATAATTTCAAACAGGTCCAAGCCGTCGCACCGCGATTTGTCATCTTCAACGCGGACCATCAAATCCAAGCAGATCTCACTGCCACTGAATTGACCGCTCAGCCTGACCAACAAGCGGAATTACTCACGTTATAG
- a CDS encoding amino acid ABC transporter ATP-binding protein, producing the protein MSMIEFHNVEKYYGEFHALKNINLTINEGEKVVLIGPSGSGKSTLIRTVNGLERVQAGQLLVNGFDLADKKTDMNKIRKNVGMVFQHFNLYANKTVLENIMIAPRLVLKRPEAENKKLAMDLLDSVGLADKAGSLPSQLSGGQSQRIAIARSLAMKPKCLLFDEPTSALDPEMIDDVLNVMKNVAEDSSMTMLVVTHEMGFAREVADRVIFMADGEILEDDRKEQFFDGEPTNERARQFLSKIITH; encoded by the coding sequence ATGTCAATGATCGAATTTCATAACGTGGAAAAGTATTACGGAGAATTCCACGCCCTTAAAAATATTAATTTAACGATTAACGAAGGCGAAAAGGTTGTTTTGATTGGACCGTCTGGTTCTGGTAAGAGTACCTTGATTCGAACGGTCAACGGTTTGGAACGCGTGCAAGCGGGGCAGTTATTAGTTAATGGGTTTGATTTAGCCGATAAAAAAACTGATATGAACAAAATTCGTAAAAATGTCGGCATGGTATTCCAACACTTTAATTTATACGCTAATAAAACCGTTCTAGAAAACATCATGATTGCACCGCGGTTAGTTTTGAAGCGGCCGGAAGCTGAAAATAAAAAGTTAGCGATGGATTTATTGGATAGTGTTGGTTTAGCAGATAAAGCGGGGAGCTTACCAAGCCAACTTTCTGGGGGCCAATCACAACGTATCGCCATTGCACGTTCGCTAGCGATGAAGCCAAAATGTTTATTATTTGATGAACCAACCTCAGCGTTGGATCCAGAAATGATCGATGATGTTTTGAATGTGATGAAGAACGTCGCTGAAGATTCTAGTATGACAATGCTTGTGGTGACCCACGAAATGGGTTTTGCCAGAGAAGTTGCTGATCGCGTGATTTTCATGGCGGATGGCGAAATCTTGGAAGATGATCGCAAAGAGCAGTTCTTTGATGGCGAACCGACGAATGAACGGGCCCGTCAATTCTTAAGCAAAATTATCACACACTAG
- the larB gene encoding nickel pincer cofactor biosynthesis protein LarB — translation MKTTLEILQAVAAGQISPTLATKQLAGTQVADLGFATVDLDRQRRNGFPEVVYGAGKTAAQITGIIQAMTSQTAPILTTRLTAEKFAVIKPELPQAVYYEAAQCMTVGALPTPKTDDYIAIVTAGTSDMPIAEEAAITAETFGNHVERVYDVGVAGIQRLFAKLAVIRQAKVVIVIAGMEGALASVVGGLIDKPLIAVPTSIGYGTNFQGMTALLTMLNSCASGITVVNIDNGFGAAYSASMINQL, via the coding sequence ATGAAAACAACACTGGAAATTTTACAAGCGGTCGCCGCTGGTCAGATCAGTCCAACACTGGCGACGAAACAATTAGCGGGGACGCAAGTTGCTGATCTCGGCTTTGCAACTGTCGACTTGGATCGTCAGCGCCGCAATGGTTTTCCGGAAGTGGTTTATGGCGCAGGCAAGACTGCCGCTCAGATTACCGGAATCATTCAAGCCATGACGTCACAAACGGCACCGATCTTAACCACTAGGCTGACTGCTGAAAAATTTGCAGTGATCAAACCTGAATTACCTCAAGCAGTCTATTATGAGGCGGCGCAATGTATGACGGTCGGGGCGCTACCAACGCCTAAAACTGACGATTACATTGCCATTGTCACGGCGGGAACATCGGATATGCCGATTGCCGAAGAAGCGGCCATTACAGCTGAAACGTTTGGTAACCATGTTGAACGCGTCTATGATGTCGGGGTTGCTGGCATTCAGCGGTTATTTGCCAAGTTGGCTGTCATTCGGCAGGCCAAAGTCGTGATTGTGATTGCTGGTATGGAAGGGGCTCTAGCGAGTGTCGTTGGCGGCCTGATCGATAAACCATTGATTGCGGTTCCGACAAGTATCGGTTACGGGACGAACTTTCAAGGCATGACCGCGTTGCTGACGATGCTGAATAGTTGTGCGTCAGGCATTACCGTTGTGAATATTGATAATGGTTTTGGCGCAGCGTACTCTGCCAGCATGATCAATCAATTGTAG